From a single Francisella halioticida genomic region:
- the gcvT gene encoding glycine cleavage system aminomethyltransferase GcvT yields MLKTPLFEAHVAADAKMVDFSGWLMPINYGSQIQEHNNVRENCGVFDVSHMLAVDIKGNDAEKFLRHMLANDVIKLVSNKAQYGCMLNHEAGIVDDLITYKIDSESFRIVVNAGNRESDVAWFRENAKDFAVEITPQEDLAIVAVQGPKAVEVVKHVVTSNIAEQLDELKPFSFKFFSKWMFARTGYTGEDGFEIMLPVDQAIDFWNNLLKHGATPAGLGARDTLRLEAGMHLYGSDMNSSTTPLERGLGWSVDLSDEDRNFIGKKALLAKKAKGVDTKWVGIVLRSKGILRSGQEIVLDNDEKGYITSGSFSPTLKVAIALAYVPKQGNNPKVSIRGKELDVEVVKPRFVKNGESLI; encoded by the coding sequence ATGCTTAAGACTCCTCTTTTTGAGGCACATGTTGCTGCAGATGCTAAAATGGTTGATTTCTCCGGTTGGTTGATGCCAATTAATTATGGTTCGCAAATACAAGAGCATAATAATGTTAGAGAGAACTGTGGTGTATTTGATGTTTCGCATATGCTTGCTGTAGATATCAAAGGTAATGATGCTGAAAAATTCTTACGTCATATGTTGGCAAATGATGTGATTAAATTAGTAAGTAATAAAGCACAATATGGTTGTATGCTAAATCATGAAGCTGGTATTGTTGATGATTTGATTACTTATAAAATTGACTCAGAGAGTTTCAGAATTGTTGTAAATGCTGGTAATAGAGAATCTGATGTCGCATGGTTTAGGGAAAATGCCAAAGATTTTGCTGTTGAAATAACTCCCCAAGAAGATCTAGCTATAGTAGCTGTTCAAGGGCCTAAGGCAGTTGAGGTAGTTAAACATGTGGTGACATCAAATATAGCAGAACAATTAGATGAGCTTAAACCTTTTTCATTTAAGTTTTTTAGTAAATGGATGTTTGCACGTACCGGTTATACTGGAGAGGATGGTTTTGAAATAATGCTTCCGGTAGATCAGGCTATAGATTTTTGGAATAACCTATTGAAACATGGTGCTACACCAGCAGGTCTTGGTGCTAGAGATACGCTTAGATTAGAAGCTGGCATGCATTTGTATGGTTCAGATATGAATAGCTCAACAACACCTTTAGAAAGGGGTCTTGGTTGGAGTGTTGATTTATCTGATGAAGATAGAAACTTTATAGGTAAAAAAGCCTTATTAGCTAAAAAAGCTAAAGGTGTTGATACTAAATGGGTCGGTATAGTTCTTAGATCTAAAGGTATTTTAAGATCTGGTCAAGAAATAGTTTTAGATAATGATGAAAAAGGTTATATTACAAGTGGTAGTTTTTCGCCAACTTTAAAGGTTGCTATAGCTTTGGCGTATGTGCCAAAACAAGGGAATAATCCTA
- the ldcC gene encoding lysine decarboxylase LdcC, whose product MKTVVFVYNDSLKSYKENFLLKVERDLNGYQYNTLIIDNMPEVVEILEENSRICCIVLDRASFSVEAFHNIAHLNTKLPIFVASDYNQGIKLNLKDFNLNINFLQYDALANEDSDFIHKTITNYFNDILPPLTYELFKYSRDFNSSFCTPGHQGGYGFQRSPVDALFYDFYGENIFKTDLSISMKELGSLLDHSEAHKDAEEYISKVFKSERSLIVTNGTSTANKVVGMYSVADGDTVLVDRNCHKSITHLMMMVDVNPIYLKPTRNAYGIIGGIPKSEFQRKTIQEKIENSNIADNWPEYAVITNSTYDGILYNTDTIHGELDVKKLHFDSAWIPYAIFHPIYKNKTAMQINPKSEHIIFETQSTHKLLAAFSQSSMLHIKGDYNEEVLNEAYMMHTSTSPFYPIVSSTEMAAAMMEGEQGYNLIDKTIGLAIDFRQELVKLESEANGWFFDVWQPDNISNKEAWLLKNTDKWHGFKNVDGDFLSLDPIKITILTPGIKDNNVQDWGIPADVVAKFLDEHDIIVEKSGPYSLLFIFSLGTTKARSIRLISVLNKFKQMYDKNILVEKMLPTLYAEDPKFYDNKRIQEVSEQLHKYMQDANLPSLMYHAFNALPEQKLNPHRAFQKLLKGRTKKVLLADIYEHVCAVMILPYPPGIPVIFPGERITAESKVILDFLLMLEKIGSMLPGFDTDIHGPERAKDGKLYIKVLDDKD is encoded by the coding sequence ATGAAAACAGTCGTATTTGTCTACAATGATTCTTTAAAATCATATAAAGAGAATTTCTTATTAAAAGTTGAAAGAGATCTAAATGGATATCAATACAACACTTTAATTATTGATAATATGCCAGAGGTTGTTGAGATTCTTGAAGAGAACTCTAGAATATGTTGTATAGTTTTAGATAGAGCAAGTTTTAGCGTAGAAGCTTTTCATAATATTGCTCATTTAAATACAAAATTACCTATATTTGTTGCCTCTGACTATAATCAAGGTATCAAGCTTAACTTGAAAGATTTTAACTTAAATATTAATTTCTTACAGTATGATGCTTTGGCTAATGAGGATTCTGATTTTATTCATAAGACCATCACAAATTATTTTAATGACATTTTACCTCCATTAACTTATGAGTTATTTAAATATTCAAGAGATTTTAATTCATCATTTTGTACGCCTGGACATCAGGGAGGCTATGGCTTCCAAAGATCTCCTGTCGATGCTTTATTTTATGATTTCTATGGTGAAAATATTTTTAAAACTGATTTATCTATTTCAATGAAGGAACTTGGTAGTTTGTTAGATCATTCAGAGGCACATAAAGATGCCGAAGAATATATATCAAAAGTTTTTAAATCTGAAAGATCTCTTATTGTGACTAATGGAACATCAACAGCCAATAAGGTAGTTGGTATGTACAGTGTTGCTGATGGTGATACTGTTTTAGTTGATAGAAATTGCCATAAATCTATAACTCATCTTATGATGATGGTTGATGTTAATCCTATATACCTAAAGCCAACAAGAAATGCATATGGAATAATAGGCGGCATACCTAAGAGTGAATTTCAAAGAAAAACTATTCAAGAGAAAATAGAAAATAGCAATATTGCAGATAATTGGCCAGAATATGCTGTTATTACAAACTCAACTTATGATGGTATTTTGTATAATACTGATACAATACATGGTGAGTTAGATGTCAAAAAGTTACACTTTGATAGTGCTTGGATACCTTATGCGATATTTCATCCAATATATAAAAATAAAACTGCAATGCAGATTAATCCTAAGTCTGAGCATATAATTTTTGAGACACAGTCTACGCATAAGCTTTTAGCTGCCTTTAGTCAATCATCTATGTTGCATATAAAAGGTGATTATAATGAAGAAGTTTTGAATGAAGCATATATGATGCACACTTCAACATCACCATTTTATCCAATAGTTTCAAGTACGGAGATGGCAGCTGCGATGATGGAAGGTGAACAAGGCTATAACCTTATAGATAAAACTATTGGTTTAGCAATAGATTTTAGGCAAGAATTAGTTAAGTTAGAATCTGAAGCTAATGGTTGGTTTTTTGATGTTTGGCAGCCTGATAATATATCAAACAAAGAAGCTTGGTTATTAAAAAATACTGATAAGTGGCATGGTTTTAAAAATGTAGATGGTGATTTTTTATCACTAGATCCTATTAAGATAACTATTTTAACTCCAGGGATAAAAGATAACAATGTTCAAGATTGGGGTATTCCAGCAGATGTTGTGGCAAAGTTCTTAGATGAGCATGATATTATTGTTGAAAAATCTGGTCCATACTCTTTATTGTTCATATTTAGTTTGGGAACTACAAAAGCAAGATCAATAAGACTTATATCTGTATTAAATAAATTTAAGCAGATGTATGATAAGAATATCTTGGTAGAGAAAATGTTACCAACTTTATATGCAGAGGATCCAAAGTTTTATGATAATAAAAGAATACAAGAAGTTAGTGAACAGCTACATAAATATATGCAAGATGCTAATTTACCAAGTCTGATGTATCATGCTTTTAATGCCTTACCAGAACAAAAGCTTAATCCTCATAGAGCTTTTCAGAAATTATTAAAAGGTAGAACTAAGAAAGTTTTGTTGGCCGATATATATGAACATGTTTGCGCTGTTATGATACTCCCTTATCCACCAGGAATTCCAGTGATATTCCCGGGCGAGCGGATAACAGCAGAATCAAAAGTAATTTTAGATTTCTTATTGATGTTAGAAAAAATAGGCTCAATGTTACCAGGATTCGACACAGATATTCATGGTCCAGAGAGAGCTAAAGATGGTAAACTATATATAAAAGTTCTTGATGATAAAGATTAG